In one window of Balaenoptera musculus isolate JJ_BM4_2016_0621 chromosome 10, mBalMus1.pri.v3, whole genome shotgun sequence DNA:
- the LOC118902629 gene encoding FXYD domain-containing ion transport regulator 6-like, whose protein sequence is MEVALLFLCGLLAPAVLANAAEQEKEKDPFHCDYRTLRIGGLVFAVVLFSVGILLILSRRCKCSFNQKPRAPGDEEAQVENLITANATEPQKAEN, encoded by the coding sequence ATGGAGGTGGCGCTGCTCTTCCTGTGCGGCCTGCTGGCCCCGGCGGTCCTGGCCAATGCAGCtgagcaggagaaagaaaaggacccTTTTCACTGTGACTACCGGACACTGAGGATCGGGGGATTGGTGTTTGCTGTGGTCCTCTTCTCGGTGGGGATCCTGCTTATCCTAAGTCGCAGATGCAAGTGCAGTTTTAACCAGAAGCCGCGGGCTCCAGGGGACGAGGAGGCCCAGGTGGAGAACCTCATCACTGCAAATGCAACGGAGCCCCAGAAAGCAGAGAACTGA